The Osmerus mordax isolate fOsmMor3 chromosome 5, fOsmMor3.pri, whole genome shotgun sequence DNA window ATGTAGTTCCAAACTCGACACAGAGGAGTCTCAAGTTACGTCGCCGTCTGCGTTGTCAATGCATTGACAAATTAAATCTTACACGTGAATGATTTATTTCCCCCCAAATTAAGTGTCTATTCTAAAATGCCACTCCACTCATTTGTCCTTTTCCTCAGTCACACTCGCATGTAATCAGCTACAATAGCTGACATAAATCAACCGAGGATTGACAGCGTCTGACAAATAACTGATTGATTGCGGTAGAGCAGAATTGACAGTTGACGGAGGGGTGGAGATGGAAATAGAAGGGCGGTGTATATTATACTGAAAACATGTGACAttcacatccctccatcactgcaTTGGTCTGTTCCTGTCAACGCTTGTCTGAATGGGGAATGCAAGATGAAGCTGGTTGATTTTATGTTTGTGGTTCAGTTTAGACCCACTAAAAGTCAAACATTATCCTAAATGCAAGTTACTGTTTCAAAAACGATACAATCGCTTTTTCTGGTATGAGGGTAAATATTAACACGCGCTGGTCTTAAAATGTAGCTATACATAGTCTACAGTTGTGAAAACATAGCCTATAAGCTCCTTTATGTTACAGTAAGGCAACATAATGTATCCTATTTTATTTTATctcatacaaaaacattattttaaacTAAGATGTTACGTAGCATGTTATTTTATAATTTAAGAGGATAGGCTCTGCTAGAACTAACACTATAGGCAAGCCTACTTTTTAGTACACGTATGCTATACTTTTTTTCGCACCCAAATACTGAGCCAATTGAAACCTCGAGTCTAAAGAAAAGTGAAAGCGTACACAGCAACCCAAATATTCACAATCGTCTACTCCCCCGATCTGTCAAAATAGAGGAGTTTACAAAGAGAAAAACGTCACATCCCCTTGACCCTCCAATCACCTCGGGGTCCCATTTGATTGGAAGGCGGCAAAGGCTTTAATCTCGGACTAATTCAGCTCCTTTTGAAGTGAAAATTTCTTCAGTTCGTTCTTCGGGAGTATAGCGCGCGGACCTGCTGGGAGACACATAGCGCGCTACGCTCATGGTGCAAGACGCAGCCACGGATCCGCGATAACCTCGCACTTGCTCCATTCTACCATACCGCACCTTACTCCTAATATACGGATTACACGCTATATTGCCACTTTTTCCTGCTTTTTGAAAAAGGCTCTCTGCGTTTTACATTTCTTAATGAATCTGATACATACATCACCAACTAATTTCTTGAGAATTGGGACATGATCACATCGCCCTCGGTCTCTGCCCTGAGAAATAGTAATACTCATCTAGCCTGGAAAAGCCGTGGTTCTCGGAATAACAGCTATTCAAACATCAACAAGCCGTTTCTCCACTCCGTACCTCCATCGGACCCACGACGGCAAGCAAACCGACTCCCAATCAAGGTTTTGAAGATGCTTACCGCACGATCAGGACACATTTTGCATCCAGAATATCTGCAGCCTTTGCCTTCAACCCCAATTAGTCCAATAGAGGTAATATTCACATAATTTCTTATTATTTTCGAAAGTTGTGACCTGTTATTTTGTCAAGTGTATTGTGAAGGCATTTCGTATACAACAGAGTGACACAACACAACTTAAACTATACTTAAAATACGTAGAAATGTATCACTTGGTGGATATTTGGTCATGATTTCTATTTCAAATTATAGTCATTTGTTCGTTTTCACCGTCGCGTAAAAGCTCTGCGCATTACGCTGTCCATATTGCGTTACATTCGGTCAACTGGATGTACACCTTCAACGAAAGAAGTTTATTAATTTGTATGCCTATTGTTTGTATTATTATGATTATAAGTCTTTTCTGGTTTTCTCTTTGCAGCTCGATGCCAAGAAGAGTCCGTTGGCTCTGCTGGCGCAGACATGCTCTCAAATAGGTAAACCGGATCCTCCGCCGTCATCTAAACTATCCTCAGTAACATCAAATGGATCTAGTGACAAGGAGTCTAAATCCGGTCCATTAAAATTGAGTGACATCGGTGTGGATGACAAATCTAGCTTCAAACCCTATTCTAAACCGTCAGATAAGAAAGACTCGTCCACTGGCGGCTCAGGCGGAGAGAAGTCCGGTTTTCGAGTGCCGAGCGCCACCTGCCAGCCGTTTACGCCACGGACAGGCAGCCCAAATTCCAGCACGTCTGCTTCTCCCATGCCGTCGGAGGGTAAATGTGGAGACAGGGATGACAAGAAAGATTCTGATTGTAATAAAAATGGCACAACAGATGCATCTGGAATCACTAATAGCCACAGCAGGATAAGTGTGAGTTGCGGTGGAATTAACGTGGAGGTCAACCAACATCAGGACACGACTCCAGGATCCAAAGCCACGTCTTCGGAGTCCTCCTCCATAACCTCCGTTTCTTCAGCGTCTGTTCTTGGGTCTGGACTTGTTGCTCCGGTTTCTCCTTACAAACCGGGTCAGACAGTTTTCCCATTGCCGCCTGCTGGCATGGCCTATCCGGGCAGTTTAGCTGGGGCCTATGCTGGTTATCCACAACACTTCCTACCACACGGAGGGAGCCTGGTTAACGCACAACTGGCGAGCTCACTTGGCTGCAGTAAGGCAGGATCTAGCCCTTTGGCTGGGGCATCTCCACCGACTATGATGTCAGCCAGCCTGTGTAGAGACCCTTACTGCCTAAGTTACCACTGTGCCAGTCACCTAGCAGGCGCAGCCAGTGCCTCCTGTGCCCACGACTCTGCAGCCGTAGCAGCCGCCTCTGCCCTGAAATCTGGTTATCCCCTTATGTATCCAACACATCCTTTACACACCGTTCACGCTTCTGCGCATTCTTTTAGTGGACATCCGTTATATCCATATGGTTTCATGCTACCTAACGACCCTCTTCCCCATGTGTGTAACTGGGTGTCGGCTAACGGGCCGTGTGATAAGCGTTTCTCCTCTTCCGAAGAACTTCTGAATCACCTGAGGACGCACACTGCTTTCACGGGGGCCGAGAAGTTGATATCGGGCTATCCCAGCTCTTCATCATTAGCTAACGCTGCGGCAGCGGCCATGGCATGCCATATGCACATGCCACCATCAGGAGGCCCTGGGAGTCCCGGAACATTGTCACTGCGAAGCCCGCATCATGCCTTGGGACTAAGTACCCGCTACCATCCATACTCAAAGAGCCCCCTGCCAACCGGCGCACCAGTCCCTGTTCC harbors:
- the znf503 gene encoding zinc finger protein 503, whose product is MITSPSVSALRNSNTHLAWKSRGSRNNSYSNINKPFLHSVPPSDPRRQANRLPIKVLKMLTARSGHILHPEYLQPLPSTPISPIELDAKKSPLALLAQTCSQIGKPDPPPSSKLSSVTSNGSSDKESKSGPLKLSDIGVDDKSSFKPYSKPSDKKDSSTGGSGGEKSGFRVPSATCQPFTPRTGSPNSSTSASPMPSEGKCGDRDDKKDSDCNKNGTTDASGITNSHSRISVSCGGINVEVNQHQDTTPGSKATSSESSSITSVSSASVLGSGLVAPVSPYKPGQTVFPLPPAGMAYPGSLAGAYAGYPQHFLPHGGSLVNAQLASSLGCSKAGSSPLAGASPPTMMSASLCRDPYCLSYHCASHLAGAASASCAHDSAAVAAASALKSGYPLMYPTHPLHTVHASAHSFSGHPLYPYGFMLPNDPLPHVCNWVSANGPCDKRFSSSEELLNHLRTHTAFTGAEKLISGYPSSSSLANAAAAAMACHMHMPPSGGPGSPGTLSLRSPHHALGLSTRYHPYSKSPLPTGAPVPVPAATGPYYSPYALYGQRLTTASALGYQ